The Parvivirga hydrogeniphila nucleotide sequence TGGAGTCCGGGCGTCCTGGGCAGGACCCTTCGATCGCTGAAGGTGTGTCGGGGCTCTGGAGGGTGTGGTTCGCCTCGGCGTCGAAGAAACAGATGAGCGTCTTCTACCTCCAGGACGGTCAACCTGCGATGTATCCAGAAGGAGGGGGAGGCGGGTTCTCCTACGAGACGCCAGGCCTGTCCGACGTCTGGAAGATCGACAGCGTGGACGCCGTGCGGATCGCCAAGGAAACGGGCATCGCCGAGGTCAAGAGCATGTCGCTGTACGACACGCGCGCAGAGTTCGTCACGAAGGCCAGGGAGGTCCCTGAGTCGTGCGCTGCCTACTGGGACGTCTACGGTCCCGGCGCTGATGGTCTTGACACGCACGTCTACGTCGACGCTGCGACCGGCGCGGTCTACAAGTAGCCTGCGCAGCCGACGCAGGTCACGCCCGTGCCTCACACGCGGTACGGTTCGAGCGCCTGCGTGATGTCCCGCGGGCGCTCGGCGTGCTTGAACATCGGGCGGTCGAGCTGCGGCAGTCCGTCCTGGTAGGTGAACGAGTCGGGATCCTCCAAAAACACGCCGATCGGGATGCGGCACTCGTCCGGCGCGCACGTCAGCTCGTGGAACGTCGACATCGACAGGTGGAACGCTTTCGTGCGGTCCCGAGGATCGTAGTCGGGCAGGTCCTCGACCTTGTAGATGCGTTCGCGGAACCACGAGAAGGTGTTGACCTTGTTCCACGTCACGCACGGCTGGTAGACGTCGACGAGCGAGAAGCCCTTGTGCTGGATCGCCCGCTTGTAGAGCTCCTTCAGGTGCGGGATGTCGCCTGCGAAGCCGCGCGCGACGAAGGTGGCGCCTTGCGCGACCGCGACACCCACGGGGTTCACCGGCTCCTCGATGACGCCACCCGGCGTCGAGGGTGTCCGCATGAACTGGTCCGACGTGGGTGAGGCCTGCCCGGTGGTAAGGCCGTAGATCTGGTTGTTGTGGAAGATGGCGGTGAGGTCGATGTTTCGGCGCACCGAGTGCAGGAAGTGGTTGCCGCCGATGCCGTAGCCGTCTCCGTCGCCCATCTCCACGATGACGGTGAGGTCCGGCCTCGTGAGCGCGATGCCCGTGGCGAGCGGAAGCGCCCGGCCGTGCAGCCCGTGGAAGCCCTGCACGTTGTAGAAATCAGCTCCGTTGCCGTGGCAGCCGATGCCCCACACCATCACCAGCTCCTCGGCAGCAAGCCCGAGCTCCTCGATGGCCTCTTTGAGCGCGCGGTACATGCCGAAGTTGCCGCACCCCGGGCACCAGGTCGGCTTGAGCGCGCCGCGCTCCAGGTCGGCTGCGGTGAGCATCTAGAGCACCTCCTTCACGAACCGCGCGATCTGTTCGGGCGAGAACGGCCGCCCATCGTAGCGGTGCAGCCGAGCGTCAGGTTCGCGCAGCGCGTGCTCGCGGACGAGCGACTCGAGCTGCCCGGTGAGGTTGCCTTCCACGACGGCCGTCCTGCGGGCCGCGTCCATGAAGGCCGCCACCTCCTCGGCAGGGAACGGCCACAGGGTCACCACCTGGAGGATCGCCACGCGCACGCCCTCGCGCGCAAGCATGCGAGCCGCCTCGCGTGCGGGGCCTTTCGTCGTGCCGAAGAGCACGATCCCGATGTCGGCCTCCTCCGGCGGCGAGCCGAACCGCGCCGGCGGCGGGACGATCGCGCGGGCGAGCTCGAGCTTGCGCATCCGCTTCTCGTTCTGCGCGAGGCGCACAGCAGCCTCCTCGCCCAGGGCGCCGAACCCGCGCTCGTCGTGCTCGTACGAGTTCGCGAGCTGCCGCGCACCGCGCACGCCCGGCAGCGCTCGCCACGAGACGCCGTCCTCGGTCACCTTGTACCTGAGGTAGACCCCGTCGGGACCGAGCGCCTCGGGGTGGTCGGCGACGTCGCCCTCAGCGATGAGCTTGCCGCGCTCGACGGTCACCTCGTCAAGGTCGAAGAAGGGCACGGTCTGCCGGTTGTCAGACAGGTACGAGTCGCCGAGGATCACCACCGGCGTCTGGAGCTGGTCGGCGAGGTTGAACGCCTGCCAGGTGAGGCGGAAGGCGTCCTCGCGGTCGCCGGGCGCGAGCACCACGCGCGGGAACTCGCCTTGTGCGGCGTGGATGACGTAACGCAGGTCGCTCTGTTCCGTCCAGGTCGGCATGCCGGTGGCCGGCCCGGGGCGCGTGAAGACGCCCACCACGACGGCGCTCTCGCTCACGCCGGCCATACCGAACGCTTCCACCATGAGCGCGAAGCCGCCGCCAGAGGTCGCGCACATGGCACGCGTGCCGCCGAACGCGGCCCCGACCACCATGTTCATCGCTGCGATCTCGTCTTCGGTGTGCTTCACGACGACGCCGGCGCTCTTCTCGTGCGCCGCCATGAAGTGCAGGAGCGAGGAGGCGGGCGTCATCGGGTACGCGGCGTAAAAGCCGATGCCAGCGGCGAGCGCTCCAAGGCCGATCGCCTCGTTGCCGTCCACGAGCAGCCGCGGCGGCGCGCCAGGCGCGGGCGAGAGCTGCACGAAGAAGTCCGGGCATGCGGCGCGCGCCGCGTCG carries:
- a CDS encoding thiamine pyrophosphate-dependent enzyme — encoded protein: MLTAADLERGALKPTWCPGCGNFGMYRALKEAIEELGLAAEELVMVWGIGCHGNGADFYNVQGFHGLHGRALPLATGIALTRPDLTVIVEMGDGDGYGIGGNHFLHSVRRNIDLTAIFHNNQIYGLTTGQASPTSDQFMRTPSTPGGVIEEPVNPVGVAVAQGATFVARGFAGDIPHLKELYKRAIQHKGFSLVDVYQPCVTWNKVNTFSWFRERIYKVEDLPDYDPRDRTKAFHLSMSTFHELTCAPDECRIPIGVFLEDPDSFTYQDGLPQLDRPMFKHAERPRDITQALEPYRV
- a CDS encoding 2-oxoacid:acceptor oxidoreductase subunit alpha — encoded protein: MPATPAELRVRIGGEAGFGIKAAGQMLARTFAHEGLEVFDLTEYPSLIRGGHNTYLLRASTEPVYSHVEPVDVLACLNRETLDRHHAEVVDGGAVIFDPDDFDAATVPQRLRSVPVPLTAMAREAGGKIMRNTVALGAVLGVVGFPLDPLGDSLRQQFARKAPEVAESNIAAARAGYDAARAACPDFFVQLSPAPGAPPRLLVDGNEAIGLGALAAGIGFYAAYPMTPASSLLHFMAAHEKSAGVVVKHTEDEIAAMNMVVGAAFGGTRAMCATSGGGFALMVEAFGMAGVSESAVVVGVFTRPGPATGMPTWTEQSDLRYVIHAAQGEFPRVVLAPGDREDAFRLTWQAFNLADQLQTPVVILGDSYLSDNRQTVPFFDLDEVTVERGKLIAEGDVADHPEALGPDGVYLRYKVTEDGVSWRALPGVRGARQLANSYEHDERGFGALGEEAAVRLAQNEKRMRKLELARAIVPPPARFGSPPEEADIGIVLFGTTKGPAREAARMLAREGVRVAILQVVTLWPFPAEEVAAFMDAARRTAVVEGNLTGQLESLVREHALREPDARLHRYDGRPFSPEQIARFVKEVL